Proteins encoded within one genomic window of Atribacterota bacterium:
- a CDS encoding TRAP transporter large permease subunit yields the protein MVGVFAVCSFKFKLPVGIGMAIAAISGSLVAGFGIPVRHLIEGGFNYLNTILVIATAMVFMKVVQYNGMMDTITRWLIEKYYSKPALLVIGLSFIVVFPGMITGSATAAVLTGGVLVSPVLIFMGFPKEVTAAVVAMAAVFGEAAPPINVNALIIGGGIDLPYIGFTMPLLIITVPLIIFTSLFIGRKYLKTFNYEKMKEKLPNSYLKEYGIWLFLPIIVLFALMLRETFFPQLFPTLGMPIYFLIAAIVGIFSGKKFNFSKISQEAVHDALPVLGILVGVGMFIQIMTLTGLRGYIVINCLSLPRYLLYSGIAVSMPLFGAVSAYGSASVLGVPFALALLESNPVITVSALSQLAALGDLMPPTALAGIFAAQVVGEKNYFKVLKYCIIPAIITAVWCIVIIMFANTLADILL from the coding sequence ATGGTTGGAGTATTTGCCGTATGTTCCTTTAAGTTTAAGCTGCCTGTCGGTATAGGAATGGCAATAGCTGCAATTTCAGGCAGTTTAGTGGCAGGATTTGGCATACCTGTACGCCACCTTATAGAAGGCGGATTCAATTACCTCAATACTATTTTAGTTATTGCTACTGCCATGGTTTTTATGAAGGTAGTTCAGTATAATGGCATGATGGATACTATAACCCGCTGGTTGATTGAAAAATATTATTCCAAACCTGCATTATTGGTTATCGGCCTATCCTTTATTGTTGTCTTCCCTGGAATGATTACTGGCTCTGCTACTGCTGCAGTTTTAACAGGAGGTGTATTGGTTTCACCTGTTCTTATATTTATGGGATTCCCTAAAGAAGTTACCGCTGCTGTTGTAGCTATGGCTGCCGTTTTTGGGGAAGCTGCTCCTCCAATCAACGTTAATGCTTTAATAATCGGAGGGGGAATAGATTTACCTTATATTGGTTTTACAATGCCACTATTAATTATTACTGTACCATTGATTATTTTTACCAGTCTCTTTATAGGCAGAAAATATTTAAAAACATTTAATTATGAAAAAATGAAAGAAAAGTTACCAAATTCTTACTTAAAGGAGTATGGTATATGGTTGTTCTTGCCTATTATAGTTTTGTTTGCCCTTATGCTTAGAGAAACATTTTTTCCACAGTTATTCCCGACTTTAGGAATGCCGATTTATTTCTTAATAGCTGCTATTGTTGGAATATTTTCCGGTAAAAAATTTAATTTCTCAAAAATATCCCAGGAAGCCGTACATGATGCTTTACCGGTATTAGGTATTTTAGTTGGTGTGGGTATGTTTATCCAGATTATGACTCTTACCGGATTGAGAGGATATATTGTAATAAATTGTCTTAGCTTACCGAGATATTTACTCTATTCAGGAATAGCTGTCAGTATGCCGCTTTTTGGTGCAGTGTCTGCTTATGGTTCGGCGTCTGTATTAGGAGTACCTTTTGCCCTGGCTTTACTGGAGAGTAATCCGGTGATAACTGTATCAGCTTTATCACAGTTAGCAGCTTTGGGTGACTTGATGCCACCGACTGCCTTAGCCGGAATATTTGCTGCACAGGTAGTAGGTGAAAAGAATTATTTCAAAGTGCTTAAATATTGTATAATTCCCGCAATAATTACTGCAGTATGGTGTATTGTAATTATTATGTTCGCAAATACCCTGGCAGATATATTGCTTTAG